A stretch of Myceligenerans xiligouense DNA encodes these proteins:
- the glgP gene encoding alpha-glucan family phosphorylase, giving the protein MRAIRRFTVRTVLPEPLAALDELSHNLRWSWHAPTRELFAGVDPELWADVKGDPVTFLAALGSERLSALAADEGFVGRTRAAAGELHRYLHEPRWYQAQRSASGAELSRGIAYFSPEFGITSVLPQYSGGLGILAGDHLKSASDLGVPIVGVGLLYGAGYFKQSLTRDGWQLETYPLLDPDELPLTVLREEDGTPARVSLGLPGGRSLHAHVWVAAVGRVPLLLLDSNVPENDDTARVVTDRLYGGGGEHRLQQELLLGVGGVRALRIWSRLTGATEPEVYHTNEGHAGFLGVERIRELVAQGLGIDEALEAVRAATVFTTHTPVPAGIDRFDRELVSGYFSGDNQMDGVPVERVLALGAEDYEGGDPTVFNMAVMGLRLGGRANGVSLLHGQVSREMFEGLWPGFDAREVPITSVTNGVHSPTWVAPRLARLQAERLGLDQLTASEASAGWLDPGIVPDRDLWAARAEMRGELVAEVRRRVRKSWRERGASPAELGWVDDVFSPDVLTIGFARRVPTYKRLTLMLRDPARLRSLLLHPERPVQLVVAGKSHPADEQGKRLIQQFVRFADDPAVRHRIVFLPNYDIAMAQSLYPGCDVWLNNPLRPLEASGTSGMKSALNGGLNLSIEDGWWAEWFDGENGWGIPTADGVEDTDRRDDLEAAALYDLVETQVAPLFYDRTADDVPGRWLEMVRHTLATLGPKVQATRMVGEYVHGLYAPAAEAGRALAGDGFGAARDLAAWKARVRAGWPHVRVDHVESAGIADAAQVGDRLTVRAYVSLGALTPEDVEVQIVYGRVSEADLIEDFDTEPLTLTDSYEAGRYAFAGEVALGASGPFGYTVRIVPRHRGQANVADLGLVANA; this is encoded by the coding sequence GTGAGAGCGATCCGCCGATTCACGGTCCGTACGGTCCTTCCGGAGCCCCTCGCGGCACTCGACGAACTGTCCCACAACCTGCGCTGGTCCTGGCACGCCCCCACGCGCGAGCTCTTCGCCGGGGTCGACCCCGAGCTGTGGGCCGACGTGAAGGGTGATCCCGTCACGTTCCTCGCGGCACTCGGCTCCGAGCGTCTCAGCGCCCTGGCAGCGGACGAGGGCTTCGTGGGCCGCACCCGGGCGGCCGCCGGCGAGCTGCACCGCTACCTGCACGAACCGCGCTGGTACCAGGCGCAGCGGTCCGCTTCCGGGGCGGAGCTCTCGCGCGGTATCGCGTACTTCTCGCCGGAGTTCGGCATCACGTCGGTGCTGCCGCAGTACTCCGGCGGCCTGGGCATCCTCGCCGGGGACCACCTGAAGTCGGCGTCGGACCTCGGCGTGCCGATCGTGGGGGTCGGCCTGCTGTACGGCGCGGGCTACTTCAAGCAGTCCCTCACCCGCGACGGCTGGCAGCTCGAGACCTACCCCCTGCTGGACCCGGACGAACTGCCGCTGACGGTCCTGCGCGAGGAGGACGGCACACCCGCCCGGGTCTCGCTGGGGCTCCCGGGCGGCCGCAGCCTGCACGCCCACGTCTGGGTGGCCGCCGTGGGCCGCGTCCCGCTGCTGCTGCTCGACTCCAACGTGCCCGAGAACGACGACACGGCGCGCGTGGTCACCGACCGGCTGTACGGCGGAGGGGGCGAGCACCGCCTCCAGCAGGAGCTGCTGCTCGGCGTGGGCGGCGTGCGGGCGCTGCGCATCTGGTCGCGGCTGACCGGTGCCACGGAGCCGGAGGTCTACCACACCAACGAGGGGCACGCCGGGTTCCTCGGCGTGGAACGGATCCGGGAACTGGTCGCCCAGGGCCTCGGGATCGACGAGGCGCTCGAGGCCGTCCGGGCCGCGACCGTGTTCACGACCCACACCCCCGTGCCCGCCGGCATCGACCGCTTCGACAGAGAACTGGTCAGCGGCTACTTCTCCGGCGACAACCAGATGGACGGCGTCCCGGTCGAACGGGTCCTGGCGCTCGGCGCCGAGGACTACGAGGGCGGGGACCCGACCGTCTTCAACATGGCCGTCATGGGGCTGCGCCTCGGCGGCCGGGCGAACGGCGTCTCGCTCCTGCACGGCCAGGTCTCGCGCGAGATGTTCGAGGGCCTGTGGCCGGGGTTCGACGCGCGCGAGGTCCCCATCACCTCGGTGACCAACGGCGTGCACTCGCCCACCTGGGTCGCGCCACGGCTGGCGCGGTTGCAGGCCGAACGGCTCGGGCTGGACCAGCTCACCGCATCCGAGGCCTCGGCCGGCTGGCTGGACCCCGGCATCGTCCCGGACCGCGACCTCTGGGCCGCGCGCGCCGAGATGCGCGGCGAGCTCGTGGCGGAGGTCCGGCGGCGCGTGCGCAAGTCCTGGCGCGAGCGCGGGGCGTCGCCCGCCGAGCTCGGCTGGGTCGACGACGTCTTCTCACCGGACGTCCTGACCATCGGCTTCGCGCGCCGCGTCCCCACGTACAAGCGCCTGACCCTGATGCTGCGCGACCCGGCCCGGCTGCGGTCCCTCCTGCTGCACCCGGAGCGGCCCGTGCAGCTCGTGGTGGCCGGCAAGTCGCATCCGGCCGACGAGCAGGGCAAGCGCCTGATCCAGCAGTTCGTGCGCTTCGCCGACGACCCGGCGGTACGGCACCGGATCGTGTTCCTGCCGAACTACGACATCGCGATGGCGCAGTCCCTCTACCCGGGCTGCGACGTCTGGCTCAACAACCCGTTGCGTCCCCTGGAGGCGTCCGGCACGTCCGGCATGAAGTCCGCCCTGAACGGCGGCCTCAACCTGTCCATCGAGGACGGCTGGTGGGCCGAGTGGTTCGACGGCGAGAACGGCTGGGGCATCCCGACCGCCGACGGCGTCGAGGACACCGACCGCCGCGACGACCTCGAAGCCGCGGCCCTGTACGACCTCGTCGAGACGCAGGTCGCCCCCCTCTTCTACGACCGGACCGCCGACGACGTCCCGGGGCGCTGGCTGGAGATGGTGCGCCACACCCTGGCGACGCTCGGGCCCAAGGTGCAGGCCACGCGCATGGTCGGCGAGTACGTGCACGGGCTGTACGCGCCCGCGGCCGAGGCCGGGCGGGCGCTCGCCGGTGACGGCTTCGGCGCGGCACGAGACCTCGCCGCCTGGAAGGCCCGGGTACGCGCGGGCTGGCCGCACGTGCGCGTCGACCACGTGGAGTCCGCCGGGATCGCGGACGCCGCACAGGTGGGCGACCGGCTCACGGTGCGTGCCTACGTGTCGCTGGGCGCCCTCACCCCTGAGGACGTCGAGGTGCAGATCGTGTACGGGCGCGTCTCCGAGGCCGACCTCATCGAGGACTTCGACACCGAGCCGCTGACCCTGACCGACTCCTACGAGGCCGGACGGTACGCGTTCGCCGGCGAGGTCGCTCTCGGCGCCTCGGGCCCCTTCGGCTACACGGTCCGCATCGTCCCCCGGCACCGCGGGCAGGCGAACGTGGCCGACCTGGGCCTGGTGGCGAACGCCTAG
- the dapC gene encoding succinyldiaminopimelate transaminase produces the protein MGLADLSGITFPWDTLAELQATARAHPGGMIDLSMGTPVDPTPRLVREALAAAADSPGYPMTAGTPELRASVAEWFARRRGVPGLEPDQVLPTVGSKELVALLPSLLGVGPGDVVVHPRVAYPTYAVGAAAAGATALATDDVDAWAGRDDVRLVWVNSPANPHGRVLGVDELRRVVAAAREIGAVVVSDECYAELGWGRWAPDGDRAGVPSILDPRVCDNSHAGLLAAYSLSKQSNLAGYRAAFVAGDGEIVGRLLARRKHLGLIVPAPVQAAMVAALGDDAHVAAQRSVYGARRRALADALASAGLTVDHSEAGLYLWVRSDAEWFAERGILVAPGGLYGPDGDDHVRTALTATDAHIADVVLRLTNS, from the coding sequence ATGGGCCTCGCCGACCTCTCCGGGATCACGTTCCCCTGGGACACTCTCGCGGAGCTCCAGGCCACCGCGCGGGCGCACCCCGGCGGGATGATCGACCTGTCGATGGGCACGCCCGTCGACCCGACGCCGCGGCTCGTGCGCGAGGCGCTCGCGGCCGCGGCGGACTCGCCCGGGTACCCGATGACGGCCGGTACGCCGGAGCTGCGTGCGTCGGTCGCGGAGTGGTTCGCCCGCCGGCGTGGCGTGCCGGGCCTCGAACCCGACCAGGTGCTGCCCACCGTGGGCTCCAAGGAACTGGTCGCGCTGCTGCCGTCGTTGCTGGGCGTGGGGCCCGGCGACGTCGTCGTCCATCCGCGGGTCGCGTACCCGACCTACGCCGTGGGCGCCGCGGCCGCCGGGGCCACGGCGCTCGCCACGGACGACGTCGACGCGTGGGCCGGACGCGACGACGTGCGCCTCGTCTGGGTGAACAGTCCCGCCAACCCGCACGGGCGGGTGCTCGGCGTCGACGAGCTGCGCCGGGTGGTGGCGGCGGCACGGGAGATCGGCGCCGTCGTCGTCTCCGACGAGTGCTACGCGGAACTCGGCTGGGGGCGGTGGGCGCCCGACGGCGACCGCGCGGGCGTGCCGAGCATCCTCGATCCGCGCGTTTGTGACAATTCCCACGCCGGACTGCTGGCCGCGTACTCGCTGTCCAAGCAGTCGAACCTCGCGGGGTACCGGGCGGCCTTCGTGGCGGGCGACGGGGAGATCGTGGGCCGGCTGCTGGCGCGGCGCAAGCACCTGGGGCTGATCGTCCCGGCGCCGGTGCAGGCCGCGATGGTCGCCGCCCTGGGTGACGACGCGCACGTGGCCGCGCAACGGAGCGTCTACGGGGCCCGGCGGCGGGCCCTGGCGGACGCACTGGCGAGTGCGGGGCTCACCGTGGACCACTCCGAAGCGGGTCTTTACCTGTGGGTGCGATCGGACGCCGAGTGGTTCGCCGAGCGGGGCATCCTCGTGGCGCCAGGTGGGCTCTACGGTCCCGACGGTGACGATCACGTGCGGACAGCGCTCACCGCGACGGACGCGCACATCGCCGACGTTGTGTTGCGACTCACAAATTCTTGA
- the fdxA gene encoding ferredoxin gives MTYVIAQPCVDVKDKACIEECPVDCIYEGSRSLYIHPDECVDCGACEPVCPVEAIYYEDDVPEEWKDYYRANVEFFDDIGSPGGAAKMGEIDKDDPMIAALPPQA, from the coding sequence GTGACCTACGTGATCGCTCAGCCGTGCGTCGACGTCAAGGACAAGGCGTGCATCGAGGAGTGTCCCGTGGACTGCATCTACGAGGGCAGCCGCTCCCTGTACATCCACCCGGACGAGTGCGTCGACTGCGGCGCCTGCGAGCCGGTCTGCCCGGTCGAGGCCATCTACTACGAGGACGACGTCCCCGAGGAGTGGAAGGACTACTACCGCGCCAACGTGGAGTTCTTCGACGACATCGGCTCGCCCGGCGGTGCCGCGAAGATGGGCGAGATCGACAAGGACGACCCGATGATCGCGGCCCTCCCGCCGCAGGCCTGA
- the treS gene encoding maltose alpha-D-glucosyltransferase, which translates to MTTFGPGGPAEQPDRETGRPSPSSPSGSGRDIPRPVTAPIPVQALPPRRQPQLESRRPGLSDDPEWYKKAVFYEVLVRAFSDPDDSGIGDLRGLIDRLDYLEWLGVDALWIPPIFPSPLRDGGYDVADFTAVAPQYGTTDDFRDLVTAAHERGIRVVIDLVMNHTSDQHPWFQASRSDPDGPYGDFYVWSDDPERYRDARIIFVDTETSNWTFDPVRRQYFWHRFFSHQPDLNFDNPLVAEAMLDVARFWLRLGVDGFRLDAVPYLFEAEGTNCENLPETHRFLRRVRKMVDAEFPGRILLAEANQWPQDVVEYFGTEDEPECHMCFHFPVMPRIFYAIRDQRANRLKEILADTPAIPAGAQWSTFLRNHDELTLEMVSTEERAAMYGWYAPDPRMRANVGIRRRLAPLLENSRKEIELAHALLLSIPGSPCLYYGDEIGMGDNIWLPDRDSSRTPMQWTPDRNAGFSHADPGKLYLPLVQSLVHHYQHVNVEAQLAQPTSLLHWVHGMLAVRRLHPAFGGGAYQPVDCDDEAIIAFTLTSETETMLVAANLSATARSATLKLPRYTGWTLTDVFGGAGFPDVTDGGTVTMTWGARDFYWLVLAQGAAPAHPGGA; encoded by the coding sequence ATGACCACGTTCGGGCCGGGTGGCCCCGCCGAGCAGCCCGACCGCGAGACGGGCCGGCCCTCGCCGTCGTCACCCAGCGGCTCCGGCCGCGACATTCCCCGGCCCGTGACCGCGCCGATCCCCGTCCAGGCGCTGCCGCCCCGGCGGCAGCCCCAGCTCGAGTCCCGGCGCCCTGGCCTGTCCGACGACCCGGAGTGGTACAAGAAGGCGGTCTTCTACGAGGTGCTGGTGCGGGCGTTCTCCGACCCGGACGACTCCGGGATCGGCGACCTGCGGGGGCTCATCGACCGGCTGGACTACCTCGAATGGCTGGGTGTGGACGCCCTGTGGATCCCGCCGATCTTCCCGTCCCCGCTGCGCGACGGCGGCTACGACGTCGCCGACTTCACCGCCGTCGCGCCGCAGTACGGCACGACCGACGACTTCCGCGACCTGGTCACGGCGGCCCACGAACGCGGCATCCGCGTGGTGATCGACCTGGTCATGAACCACACCAGCGACCAGCACCCCTGGTTCCAGGCGTCGCGGTCCGACCCGGACGGACCGTACGGGGACTTCTACGTGTGGAGCGACGACCCGGAGCGGTACCGGGACGCCCGCATCATCTTCGTGGACACCGAGACCTCGAACTGGACCTTCGACCCGGTGCGGCGGCAGTACTTCTGGCACCGGTTCTTCAGTCACCAGCCCGACCTGAACTTCGACAACCCGCTCGTGGCCGAGGCGATGCTGGACGTCGCCCGGTTCTGGCTGCGGCTCGGCGTGGACGGGTTCCGGCTCGACGCCGTCCCGTACCTCTTCGAGGCCGAGGGCACCAACTGCGAGAACCTGCCCGAGACGCACCGCTTCCTGCGGCGCGTCCGCAAGATGGTGGACGCCGAGTTCCCCGGCCGCATCCTGCTCGCCGAGGCGAACCAGTGGCCGCAGGACGTGGTCGAGTACTTCGGCACCGAGGACGAGCCCGAGTGCCACATGTGCTTCCACTTCCCGGTGATGCCGCGGATCTTCTACGCCATCCGGGACCAGCGCGCGAACCGCCTCAAGGAGATCCTCGCGGACACGCCCGCCATCCCGGCGGGGGCGCAGTGGTCCACGTTCCTGCGCAACCACGACGAGCTCACGCTGGAGATGGTCTCGACGGAGGAACGTGCCGCGATGTACGGGTGGTACGCGCCCGACCCGCGGATGCGCGCGAACGTCGGGATCCGCCGCCGGCTGGCGCCGCTGCTGGAGAACTCCCGCAAGGAGATCGAGCTGGCGCACGCGCTCCTGCTGTCCATCCCCGGCTCGCCGTGCCTCTACTACGGCGACGAGATCGGCATGGGCGACAACATCTGGCTGCCCGACCGCGACTCCTCGCGCACGCCGATGCAGTGGACCCCGGACCGCAACGCCGGTTTCTCCCACGCCGACCCGGGCAAGCTGTACCTGCCGCTCGTGCAGTCGCTGGTGCACCACTACCAGCACGTCAACGTCGAGGCGCAGCTCGCGCAGCCGACGTCGCTGCTGCACTGGGTGCACGGGATGCTCGCGGTGCGGCGCCTGCACCCCGCGTTCGGCGGCGGCGCGTACCAGCCGGTCGACTGCGACGACGAGGCCATCATCGCCTTCACCCTCACGAGCGAGACCGAGACGATGCTGGTCGCGGCCAACCTGTCCGCGACCGCGCGCTCCGCGACGCTGAAGCTGCCCCGGTACACCGGCTGGACGCTGACCGACGTGTTCGGCGGCGCCGGGTTCCCCGACGTGACCGACGGCGGCACCGTCACGATGACCTGGGGCGCGCGCGACTTCTACTGGCTGGTGCTCGCCCAGGGAGCGGCGCCGGCACACCCGGGAGGGGCGTGA
- a CDS encoding alpha-1,4-glucan--maltose-1-phosphate maltosyltransferase: MSSARNPAGGPGRTSPGGIGRIPVIQVSPVVEGGRWPAKAAVGEVVPVTATVFREGHDAVAATAVLVAPDGTDRSWAAMTDVAPGLDHFRGFLQPDDVGEWAFRVEAWSDPYATWTHDATIKIEAGIDVDLMLAEGARLFRRILRPERRDALIAPHRTAADTKLLGETLTALEDDSRPAAVRLAAATSPEVREALARAPHRELVSASDTYPLRVARPLALAGAWYEMFPRSEGAYQKPDGTWVSGTFATAAKRLPAIASMGFDVVYLTPVSPIGTTFRKGRNNTLEAEPGDPGSPYAIGSPDGGHDAIHRDLGTEEDFVAFVQEARGMGLEVALDIALQCSPDHPWVTEHPEWFVVRADGSIAYAENPPKKYQDIYPLSFDTDPDGLSAAVLDVLRTWIDRGVTLFRVDNPHTKPLNFWEWLLAEVHATHPEVIFLSEAFTKPAMMRTLARIGFHQSYTYFTWRNTKEEVEEYLTEVSGPLGSVMRPNFWPTTHDILTPYVQHGGVAGHAVRAVLAATGSPSWGMYSGYELVENTPRPGVEEHIDNEKYEYRPRAWERATEYGIAALVTRLNTIRREHPALRQLRNLTVHPTTNGQVVAFSRRIGAEFLSGARSGSMGSTMVPGGSTVDRRGADVGVAPVTAPAHDDVIVVVLNLDPWNSQESLVHLDLKSLGLTAPEGDPDAPFYVAHDLLSNETYGWGATPYVRLDPAHRVAHVLHVTSAGTDRGGTGGIS, translated from the coding sequence GTGAGCAGCGCGCGCAACCCGGCCGGCGGTCCCGGCCGCACGAGTCCCGGCGGCATCGGCCGCATTCCCGTCATCCAGGTCTCCCCGGTGGTCGAAGGGGGACGCTGGCCTGCCAAGGCCGCCGTCGGCGAGGTGGTTCCCGTGACCGCGACGGTGTTCCGGGAGGGGCACGACGCCGTCGCCGCCACCGCCGTGCTCGTCGCGCCGGACGGCACCGACCGTTCGTGGGCGGCCATGACCGACGTCGCCCCCGGGCTGGACCACTTCCGCGGATTCCTGCAGCCCGACGACGTGGGTGAGTGGGCGTTCCGGGTCGAGGCGTGGAGCGACCCGTACGCGACCTGGACGCACGACGCCACCATCAAGATCGAGGCCGGGATCGACGTCGATCTCATGCTCGCCGAGGGCGCCCGCCTGTTCCGCCGGATCCTGCGCCCGGAACGGCGGGACGCGCTGATCGCGCCGCACCGCACGGCGGCCGACACGAAGCTGCTCGGCGAGACGCTCACCGCGCTGGAGGACGACTCCCGCCCGGCGGCCGTCCGGCTCGCCGCGGCGACGTCACCCGAGGTCCGTGAGGCCCTGGCGCGGGCGCCGCACCGGGAGCTGGTGTCGGCGTCGGACACCTACCCGCTGCGCGTCGCGCGGCCGCTCGCCCTCGCCGGGGCGTGGTACGAGATGTTCCCGCGCTCGGAGGGGGCCTACCAGAAGCCGGACGGCACGTGGGTCTCGGGCACGTTCGCGACCGCCGCGAAGCGTCTGCCCGCGATCGCGTCCATGGGGTTCGACGTCGTCTACCTCACCCCCGTCTCCCCGATCGGCACCACGTTCCGCAAGGGGCGGAACAACACCCTCGAGGCGGAGCCCGGGGACCCGGGCAGCCCGTACGCCATCGGCTCGCCCGACGGCGGCCACGACGCCATCCACCGCGACCTGGGCACGGAGGAGGACTTCGTCGCGTTCGTCCAGGAGGCCCGCGGCATGGGCCTCGAGGTCGCGCTCGACATCGCCCTGCAGTGTTCCCCGGACCACCCGTGGGTGACCGAGCATCCCGAGTGGTTCGTGGTCCGCGCCGACGGCTCGATCGCGTACGCGGAGAACCCGCCCAAGAAGTACCAGGACATCTACCCGCTCAGCTTCGACACCGACCCGGACGGCCTGTCGGCGGCGGTCCTCGACGTGCTCCGCACCTGGATCGACCGCGGCGTGACGCTGTTCCGCGTCGACAACCCGCACACCAAGCCGCTGAACTTCTGGGAGTGGCTGCTCGCCGAGGTGCACGCCACCCACCCCGAGGTGATCTTCCTCAGCGAGGCGTTCACCAAGCCGGCCATGATGCGGACGCTGGCGCGGATCGGGTTCCACCAGTCGTACACGTACTTCACCTGGCGCAACACCAAGGAGGAGGTCGAGGAGTACCTCACGGAGGTGTCGGGACCGCTGGGGTCGGTGATGCGGCCGAACTTCTGGCCCACCACCCACGACATCCTCACCCCCTACGTCCAGCACGGCGGCGTCGCCGGGCACGCGGTCCGCGCGGTCCTCGCCGCGACGGGCTCGCCGTCGTGGGGGATGTACTCGGGCTACGAGCTCGTGGAGAACACGCCCCGGCCCGGCGTCGAGGAGCACATCGACAACGAGAAGTACGAATACCGGCCGCGGGCGTGGGAACGAGCCACCGAGTACGGTATCGCCGCGCTGGTCACCCGCCTCAACACGATCCGCCGCGAGCACCCGGCACTCCGCCAGCTCCGGAACCTGACCGTGCATCCCACGACGAACGGCCAGGTAGTGGCCTTCTCGCGACGAATCGGCGCAGAATTCCTCTCCGGCGCGCGGAGCGGTTCGATGGGCAGCACCATGGTGCCTGGGGGCAGCACGGTCGATCGTCGTGGCGCCGACGTGGGCGTCGCACCCGTCACGGCCCCCGCACACGACGATGTGATCGTGGTCGTGCTGAATCTTGATCCCTGGAACTCTCAGGAGTCGCTCGTGCACCTGGACCTGAAGTCCCTCGGCCTCACAGCGCCCGAGGGTGACCCCGACGCCCCGTTCTACGTGGCGCACGACCTGCTCTCGAACGAGACCTACGGCTGGGGCGCGACGCCGTACGTGCGGCTCGACCCCGCCCACCGCGTGGCGCACGTGCTGCACGTGACCTCCGCGGGAACCGACCGCGGCGGCACCGGAGGAATCTCATGA
- a CDS encoding phosphotransferase translates to MTIIDEARSVIVHEGAGPLPDGVLRLLDAWLPARRWYPVPGDGVRHVPWLTVELAGGTADAEGRGPGRAPGVVVPLLRLAGPGLAGDEGALVVQVPLVLERVRAPTDARTAIGVVDTGDGYLAVHDGGTHPAAWRAYLEAALPADFPAPAGRPVTRAATAPTRSPARAADVDPPPDQEEPGWLEGARALGGEQSNTSVLVPGLKPPVPGFPGERADGVILKILRTVPAGPHPDVVIPEALTRAGWDGVPRYLGSVELSVPPAAGGPGETPPGPRVPGDGEIHAHLAVVSELVADADDGFELACAHAQEGVDFDESAAELGAVVAHLHTALATARPTDATLDASGFMGVLRRRAAEAIADVPGLAPYRAGITAFYDEVSAHLAGVTADRPVPLQAIHGDLHLGQVLHARSGWKVLDFEGEPQRPVAERTAPDLPLRDVAGLLRSFDYAAAVGEAADPEWSARAQLSFLEGYRQALAEAGSPAGSPQDHGDAVPGAAIPGGSLGVTTASLLLRALTLDKALYEVVYEARHRPAWLHIPLNAVARVLDR, encoded by the coding sequence GTGACGATCATCGACGAGGCGCGGTCCGTCATCGTGCACGAGGGGGCCGGCCCCCTCCCCGACGGCGTCCTGCGCCTGCTGGACGCCTGGCTTCCCGCCCGGCGCTGGTACCCGGTGCCGGGCGACGGCGTGCGCCACGTGCCGTGGCTGACCGTGGAGCTCGCCGGGGGCACCGCCGACGCGGAGGGCCGCGGTCCGGGCCGCGCCCCCGGCGTCGTCGTCCCGCTGCTGCGCCTGGCCGGCCCGGGGCTGGCCGGCGACGAGGGCGCGCTCGTCGTCCAGGTGCCACTCGTCCTGGAACGGGTGCGGGCGCCGACCGACGCCCGCACCGCGATCGGCGTCGTCGACACGGGCGACGGATACCTCGCCGTCCACGACGGCGGTACCCACCCCGCCGCCTGGCGCGCCTATCTGGAAGCCGCCCTCCCCGCGGACTTCCCCGCGCCCGCCGGGCGGCCGGTGACGCGCGCGGCCACGGCGCCGACGCGCTCGCCCGCCCGCGCGGCCGATGTGGATCCGCCGCCCGACCAGGAAGAACCCGGCTGGCTCGAGGGGGCGCGCGCGCTCGGCGGGGAGCAGTCCAACACCTCCGTGCTCGTTCCCGGTCTCAAGCCCCCCGTCCCGGGATTCCCCGGTGAGCGTGCCGACGGCGTGATCCTGAAGATCCTGCGGACCGTGCCGGCCGGCCCGCACCCCGACGTCGTCATCCCGGAGGCGCTGACGCGGGCCGGGTGGGACGGCGTCCCGCGCTACCTCGGATCCGTCGAACTCTCCGTCCCGCCCGCGGCCGGCGGTCCGGGCGAGACCCCTCCCGGCCCCCGCGTGCCCGGCGACGGCGAGATCCATGCGCACCTCGCCGTCGTCTCCGAGCTCGTCGCCGACGCCGACGACGGCTTCGAACTGGCCTGCGCGCACGCCCAGGAGGGTGTCGACTTCGACGAGAGCGCCGCCGAGCTGGGGGCCGTCGTCGCGCACCTGCACACCGCGCTGGCCACCGCCCGCCCGACGGACGCGACGCTGGACGCGAGCGGGTTCATGGGCGTGCTGCGGCGCCGGGCGGCCGAGGCCATCGCCGACGTGCCCGGCCTCGCTCCGTACCGCGCGGGCATCACGGCCTTCTACGACGAGGTCAGCGCGCACCTCGCCGGAGTGACGGCCGACCGGCCGGTACCGCTCCAGGCGATCCACGGAGACCTGCACCTCGGCCAGGTGCTGCATGCGCGGTCGGGCTGGAAGGTCCTGGACTTCGAGGGCGAGCCGCAGCGGCCCGTCGCCGAGCGCACCGCCCCGGACCTGCCCCTCCGGGACGTGGCGGGCCTGCTGCGGTCCTTCGACTACGCCGCCGCCGTCGGTGAGGCGGCCGATCCGGAGTGGTCGGCCCGGGCGCAGCTCTCCTTCCTGGAGGGTTACCGCCAGGCCCTCGCGGAGGCGGGCTCCCCGGCCGGGTCACCGCAGGACCACGGCGACGCCGTGCCCGGGGCGGCGATACCCGGCGGCTCGCTCGGCGTCACGACGGCCTCGCTCCTCCTGCGGGCGCTCACGCTGGACAAGGCGCTGTACGAGGTCGTGTACGAGGCGCGCCACCGCCCGGCCTGGCTGCACATCCCCCTGAACGCGGTGGCCCGCGTCCTGGACCGCTGA